The Panicum hallii strain FIL2 chromosome 9, PHallii_v3.1, whole genome shotgun sequence genome has a window encoding:
- the LOC112877813 gene encoding uncharacterized protein LOC112877813: MQQRAATSANSDRLNDATFNHTMRQDRVADPAQMHSQQSHQVPGVDRMDLPNSPVYKRPRELHSAWGIIFYKYSTLGRHRFRVFLQGELAQDAAAEGVVYEVIAEAKEHPEQVPQGVRKDPAQGPSAPDSEQQPKGPAPVDFCPCCAKFVRLDVEGWSVEDPGA; the protein is encoded by the exons ATGCAGCAAAGAGCTGCTACTTCTGCCAATTCAGATAGGTTAAATGATGCCACATTCAACCATACAATGCGCCAGGATCGTGTTGCTGATCCAGCTCAGATGCATTCTCAGCAGTCGCACCAAGTCCCTGGTGTTGACAGGATGGACCTACCAAATTCACCTGTCTACAAGAG GCCAAGGGAGCTTCACTCGGCGTGGGGGATCATTTTCTACAAGTATTCCACCTTGGGGCGACATCGTTTTCGGGTTTTCTTGCAAGGGGAACTAGCTCAAG acgccgccgccgagggagTCGTATATGAAGTGATCGCGGAGGCGAAAGAGCACCCGGAGCAAGTCCCACAGGGGGTTCGCAAGGATCCGGCCCAAGGCCCGTCTGCCCCTGACTCTGAGCAACAGcccaaag GTCCCGCACCCGTAGACTTCTGTCCGTGTTGCGCCAAGTTCGTTCGGTTGGACGTGGAGGGGTGGAGTGTTGAGGATCCAGGCGCGTAA
- the LOC112877811 gene encoding DEAD-box ATP-dependent RNA helicase 50, translating to MEVAGAQARAVPLLLRHPSSLRTSVSVSCAGSRRSWVAAATAEGDDTRGYDKVPMDTPGAYRLVDRATGRSVIVWGGTDDGDEAAMPSPAVLSRTTDRPSRGSAGGTGIGNFGRLKAQKIKSLVARSAYLKRGSSNRTSANRFDEPSFSDSDQEESYFERRKPVSDSERRAKQISSSRNERARGAHSLNSVLSQYRGEDSDSTGSEATSGSKGWGNIADVTYGRQNRKKREPLDFPQRKGPLDSGFFSRRSFKEIGCSDEIIGALRNFDFPRPSHIQALAYGPILEGRSCVIADQSGSGKTLAYLCPIVQNLRKEEVQGLHKSSPRNPRVIVLTPTAELASQVLNNCRLISKSGVPFRSMVATGGFRQKTQLESLEQELDVLIATPGRFLYLMQEGFVQLANLRCVVLDEVDILFGEEGFEQVLHQLITIAPVTTQYLFVTATLPLDIYNKVVETFPDCEVIMGPGVHRTSSRLEEILVDCSGDDNEERNPETAFSNKKSALVKIVEESPVRKTIIFCNKIETCRKVENVLRRLDRKASQIKVLPFHAALDQAQRIANIKEFLKKQTADSMFLVCTDRASRGIDFTNVDHVVLFDYPRDPSEYMRRVGRTARGASGNGKAFVFAVGKQVSLARRVMERNMKGHPLHDVPCV from the exons ATGGAGGTGGCGGGGGCTCAGGCCCGCGCGGTTCCCCTCCTGCTCCGCCATCCCTCCTCCCTGCGGACCTCCGTCTCCGTCTCCTGCGCCGGCTCCCGCCGGAgctgggtggcggcggccacggCGGAGGGGGACGACACCCGCGGCTACGACAAGGTGCCAATGGACACCCCTGGAGCGTACCGCCTGGTGGACCGGGCCACCGGCCGCAGCGTCATCGTGTGGGGCGGcaccgacgacggcgacgaggccgcCATGCCGTCCCCAGCGGTGCTCTCCAGGACCACCGACCGCCCCAGCAGAG GTAGTGCGGGAGGTACAGGTATAGGGAATTTTGGCAGGTTGAAGGCACAGAAAATAAAATCCTTGGTTGCAAGATCAGCTTACCTCAAGAGAGGGAGTTCTAATCGCACAAGTGCTAACCGGTTTGATGAACCCTCTTTCAGTGATTCCGATCAAGAGGAAAGCTATTTTGAAAGAAGAAAGCCTGTCTCGGACTCAGAACGCCGTGCAAAGCAGATCAGTAGCTCCAGAAATGAAAGGGCTCGAGGTGCACATTCTCTGAATTCTGTTTTAAGCCAATACAGAGGTGAAGATTCGGACTCCACGGGTTCAGAGGCTACTTCTGGTTCCAAAGGATGGGGTAACATTGCCGATGTTACTTATGGACGACAGAATCGAAAGAAAAGGGAGCCTCTAGATTTCCCTCAAAGAAAAGGGCCTTTGGACAGTGGATTTTTCAGTCGCAGATCCTTTAAGGAGATTGGCTGCAGCGATGAAATTATAGGTGCATTGAGAAATTTTGATTTCCCTCGTCCATCACATATTCAG GCTCTGGCCTATGGTCCTATCTTGGAGGGGAGGAGTTGTGTCATTGCTGATCAAAGTGGGTCTGGCAAGACACTGGCATATCTTTGCCCTATAGTACAAAATTTAAGGAAGGAAGAAGTTCAGGGGCTCCATAAATCATCCCCTAGGAACCCCAGGGTGATAGTATTGACCCCTACTGCTGAACTTGCTTCTCAA GTCCTTAACAATTGCCGCTTGATATCAAAATCTGGGGTTCCATTTAGGTCTATGGTAGCAACCGGAGGATTTCGACAGAAGACACAGCTAGAAAGCCTTGAGCAAGAGCTTGATGTACTTATAGCAACACCTGGACGATTCTTGtatctgatgcaggaaggcttTGTGCAACTAGCTAACCTCAGATG TGTTGTGTTGGATGAAGTGGACATTTTATTTGGTGAAGAAGGTTTTGAGCAAGTGCTTCATCAATTGATTACCATTGCACCAGTGACAACACAATATCTTTTTGTGACTGCCACTCTTCCTCTCGATATCTATAACAAGGTTGTTGAAACATTTCCTGACTGTGAGGTTATCATGGGACCTGGTGTGCACCGAACAAGCTCTCGCCTTGAAGAG ATTCTTGTGGACTGCAGTGGAGATGACAATGAAGAAAGGAATCCAGAAACAGCCTTTTCGAACAAGAAATCGGCACTTGTAAAGATAGTCGAGGAATCTCCTGTTCGTAAAACAATTATTTTCTGCAACAAG ATTGAGACATGCAGAAAGGTTGAGAATGTGTTGAGGAGGCTTGACAGGAAAGCTTCGCAAATCAAGGTTCTTCCATTCCATGCTGCATTGGATCAGGCCCAGCGCATCGCAAACATCAAAGAGTTCCTGAAAAAACAAACGGCAGACTCCATGTTCCTTGTGTGCACAGATAG GGCGTCGCGAGGCATCGACTTTACGAACGTGGACCATGTGGTGCTCTTCGACTACCCCCGCGACCCGAGCGAGTACATGCGCCGTGTTGGGCGGACAGCCCGCGGCGCGTCCGGCAATGGCAAGGCGTTCGTGTTCGCGGTGGGCAAGCAGGTGTCCCTGGCCAGGAGGGTGATGGAGAGGAACATGAAGGGGCACCCCCTGCACGACGTGCCCTGCGTCTAG
- the LOC112877812 gene encoding uncharacterized protein LOC112877812, producing the protein MESAKRMRAAMSNEEDTTSQGSAGGGVAASSGVVAVAVAAAATEGDDMAVVAADDQMGSAETEDHIQRILVAIDNYTRQVSEMLDAGRALFKDLAADFEERLCSIHRERLERWEEEIRELRARDAANEQARALLHNAQLHLLHTVRD; encoded by the exons ATGGAGAGCGCCAAGCGCATGCGCGCCGCCATG AGCAACGAGGAGGACACGACCAGCCAGGGGAGCGCgggaggcggcgtggcggcgtccTCCGGTGTCgtcgccgtggccgtggccgcggCCGCGACGGAGGGGGACGACATGGCGGTGGTTGCGGCGGACGACCAGATGGGGTCGGCGGAGACGGAGGACCACATCCAGCGCATCCTTGTCGCCATCGACAACTACACTCGCCAG GTGTCGGAGATGCTGGATGCCGGGCGCGCGCTGTTcaaggacctcgccgccgactTCGAGGAGCGCCTCTGCTC GATCCACAGGGAGAGGCTGGAGCGGTGGGAGGAGGAGATCCGGGAGCTGCGCGCCCGCGACGCCGCCAACGAGCAGGCCCGCGCCCTCCTCCACAACGCCCAGCTGCACCTCCTCCACACCGTTCGCGACTAG
- the LOC112877714 gene encoding methylsterol monooxygenase 1-1-like: MIPYATAAEAEAALGRAMTWAEAAWFRYSAATPDYCLYCHNVVILLVVYTLAPLPLALLELRAPPKLTSPYKVQPRVRLTAPEFLRCYKDTARVLLLTVGALQLVSYPAVKMVGIRTGLPLPSVGEAAAQLLVYFLVEDYLGYWFHRLLHTAWGYDKIHRVHHEYAAPIGYAAPYAHWAEVLILGVPAFAGPAMVPCHMTTFWLWFVLRHVEAVDTHSGFAFPFNPTKFIPFYGGAEYHDYHHYVGRQSQSNFASVFTFCDYIYGTDKGYRYHKQAASLAKMKRDMAMYNNEKGRLAAFDGWKQD; encoded by the exons ATGATCCCGtacgcgacggcggcggaggcggaggcggcgctggggcgcgcCATGACGTGGGCGGAGGCGGCGTGGTTCCGCTACTCGGCGGCCACGCCGGACTACTGCCTCTACTGCCACAACGTGGTGATCCTGCTGGTGGTGTACACGCTGGCGCCGCTCCCCCTGGCGCTGCTGGAGCTCCGGGCGCCGCCCAAGCTCACCTCGCCGTACAAGGTGCAGCCCCGGGTGCGGCTCACGGCGCCCGAGTTCCTCCGCTGCTACAAGGACACGGCGCGCGTGCTGCTCCTCACCGTCGGCGCGCTCCAGCTCGTCTCCTACCCAGCCGTCAAGATGGTTGGGATCCGGACGGGCCTGCCTCTGCCGTCggtgggggaggcggcggcgcagctgcTGGTGTACTTTTTGGTGGAGGACTACCTGGGGTACTGGTTCCACCGGCTGCTGCACACGGCGTGGGGCTACGACAAGATCCACCGCGTCCACCACGAGTACGCGGCGCCCATCGGCTACGCGGCGCCGTACGCGCACTGGGCGGAGGTGCTCATCCTCGGCGTGCCCGCCTTCGCAGGCCCGGCCATGGTGCCCTGCCACATGACCACCTTCTGGCTCTGGTTCGTCCTCCGACACGTCGAGGCCGTCGACACGCACAGCGGCTTCGCCTTCCCCTTCAACCCCACCAAGTTCATACCCTTCTACGGCGGCGCAGAGTACCACGACTACCATCACTACGTGGGGAGGCAGAGCCAGAGCAACTTCGCATCCGTTTTCACATTCTGTGACTACATCTACGGAACGGATAAA GGTTACAGATACCATAAGCAGGCGGCGAGCTTAGCCAAG ATGAAGAGAGACATGGCGATGTACAATAATGAGAAAGGACGCCTTGCTGCATTCGACGGCTGGAAGCAAGATTAG